The following proteins are encoded in a genomic region of Bubalus kerabau isolate K-KA32 ecotype Philippines breed swamp buffalo chromosome 15, PCC_UOA_SB_1v2, whole genome shotgun sequence:
- the LOC129627919 gene encoding olfactory receptor 5T1-like, which produces MKTEMSGSPSDLDLYRTQMKNSTEVTMFILMGFTDDSEVQIFLFLLFLAIYLFTMIGNLGLVFLVIMDSRLHNPMYCFLTALSFLDACYSSVITPKMLINFLSENKTISFLGCATQMFLFLTCGTTECFILAAMAYDRYVAIYNPLLYLVTMSPRVYVPLIISCYVVGVLHATLHTVATFTLSFCASNEIRHVFCDIPPLLAISSSDTRMNQLLVFYFAGSIEISTILIVLISYGFILLAILRMRSAEGRRKVFSTCGSHLTGVSIFHGTVLFMYVRPSSSYALDHDMIVSVFYTIIIPMLNPIIYSLRNKDVKEAMKKVFGKNWFINKVYFSH; this is translated from the coding sequence ATGAAGACTGAGATGTCAGGGTCACCATCAGACTTAGATTTATACAGGACTCAGATGAAAAACAGCACTGAGGTCACCATGTTTATACTGATGGGCTTTACAGATGATTCTGAGGTGCAAATCTTTCTATTTTTACTCTTTCTAGCAATCTATCTTTTTACAATGATAGGAAATTTGGGGTTGGTTTTCTTGGTCATTATGGATTCCCGGCTCcacaaccccatgtactgttTTCTGACAGCATTATCATTCTTGGATGCCTGCTATTCTTCTGTTATCACCCCCAAAATGCTGATCAATTTCCTATCAGAGAATAAAACCATTTCCTTTCTTGGATGTGCCACACAgatgtttctctttcttacttgTGGGACCACAGAATGCTTCATCTTGGCCGCAATGGCTTATGATCGCTATGTAGCCATCTACAATCCTCTCCTGTATTTAGTTACAATGTCACCCAGAGTCTATGTGCCACTTATAATTTCCTGCTATGTTGTTGGTGTCTTGCATGCTACTTTACACACAGTGGCTACTTTCACCCTCTCCTTCTGTGCATCCAATGAAATCAGACATGTGTTCTGTGACATCCCTCCCCTCCTCGCTATTTCTTCCTCTGACACTCGCATGAACCAGCTTCTAGTTTTCTATTTTGCAGGCTCTATTGAGATATCCACCATATTAATTGTTCTGATCTCCTATGGTTTCATCCTGTTGGCCATTCTGAGGATGCGTTCTGCTGAAGGGAGAAGGAAAGTCTTTTCTACATGTGGCTCTCACCTAACTGGAGTGTCCATTTTTCATGGTACGGTTCTCTTTATGTACGTGAGACCCAGTTCCAGCTATGCCTTGGATCATGACATGATCGTGTCTGTATTTTACACCATCATAATTCCCATGCTGAATCCCATCATCTATAGTTTGAGGAACAAAGATGTCAAAGAGGCGATGAAGAAAGTGTTTGGGAAAAATTGGTTTATCAACAAAGTATATTTTTCACACTAA